Genomic window (Lycium barbarum isolate Lr01 chromosome 2, ASM1917538v2, whole genome shotgun sequence):
CTAGCCCTTTCCGATCAATCGAACATACTTTACAAGTTGTGCAATCACTAACAATTCATTGAACTTTCCAACCTAATAATTAATAGTAAGAGTAAAACATGCatgaaatggtaaattatctcttgatttttcaaactggacaagtaaaaatggatatCTATTTTTAGTATAGAGGTTGGTAAAATGTCATGATGTTCATGTGGAAGTATCTTCAATAAACAAAAAAGATAGTTTACATCATCGGTTTTCACGTAAatcaaataataataacaaatataAAAAAACATACAAAATCATCGGTTTGCACGTAAGAACGGGTTAACTTTTTCAGAAAGAAAGCTAGCATCTTATTTTGGTATGATGTAGATGTTATATGTTGTTGTGTTTGATGTGCTTGCTGCTGgtatgttgttgtgtttgttgtggtTGCTGCTGGTTGCacgttgatgttgttgttgtagtttagtGTAGTGAATGTGTGATAtggtgtgtgtgtatgttgtgttatATAGATGCCTTCCAACCGAATTAATAGGCCATTTAATGGTCCTTGACCATGTCGGATTTAGTGCCTTGAATAACCTTTGACTAAACGTTAAACGAACAAGACAAAATGGAATTGGAACACGTTAAACAACTATGTATTGTAATGGAATTGGAACACGTTAAACAGCTATGTACTGTAATGTTGTTTTGATTAAACGAACAAGACAAAATACTAAAATGTCAATCCATAAATGTGTACATTTAAGAACTGGAGGGACAGTTTTCATCATAATTAGATTTTCCATGGCTGCTTGGACTGTGAACAGGTGCTTTCTTGGCTTGGGTTTGCTGATTTACCTCTACCTTTTGTCATTTTCTCCTGTATCTCTTGTAGTTTCCTAGTTGTGATTGCTTCATTGCCTCTCCATTTAAGCTTACTATTTGCACTTGGCTTGTAGCCAATGTCACCAGTTACCTCTGCTGATCTGGTGACCTTTGCTTGACTAGTTGACACAATCCTGCTGCTTGACATGTCAGGCTGTTCACACAAATAATAACAAGGAGTTAGTAATGGAAACAACATATAAAATAACACTTAGTAATGGCAACAACACATAAAATAACACTTGTGCTTATTAAAGCACTCACATTAACAGCTTTGAACCCATTTTCTGCCTGGAAAACACCCATTCCCATTACTCTAGGCCTTTTATATGGTGCACTAGTGCCACTTCCTCTTCCTCTTTTAGCAGTGGGCTATGCAGTAGTTGTTGCAGGGGCAGAACATGAAACATGAACTTCAGCTGGTGCAGGACTATTTCCTACTGCTTGGGCAGTTTTCCTAGGTTTTCCTCTTGGCCTCTTTTCAACAGGTTTCTTTGGTCTCCCCATGACCTTGCTTGAAGATGGTGGTTGTGATGTGTTGGCCCTTCCCCTGCTAGAACTTGTTGGTTCTGTCCATGCTGCTGAGTTTTTTTTTTGACACCCTCTCTTGTTGTGGCCTCTACTATGGCAGTTGCTACAAGTCATGGCTATTCCAGTTCTTGGCATCTTCCCAGACTTTGGAATTTCACCTGCCTCCTTCCTTCTGGCCTTTTGAGGCTTACCAGGCATGTTTTTTTATGTCTGGTGGAGCCACACTAGGGTGGGTAGAGACATGCCACATTTCCATATTTGTGACTGGTTGAAGAACATGCTCATATGTTCTCATGTAAGTCTCTTTGCTGTAGCAATGGTCAATGTAGCCAAGTGGATCATACCTTTTGAACTGAATTGCAGCTAAAGCATGTGCACATGGAATGCCTTTTAGCTGCCACACCCTACAGCTGCACTGCCTTCTAGAAATATCCACAGTGTGTTGATATAGTCCTTCCCTAATTTCAAAACCAGCAACTCCATTAAACTCAATGTTACATTGCATTGAAAGTTTAGCATTTTCCTCTAACACCTTTATACAGTTTGGAGAGTAGTTACATCTCCAAGTGTTTACAAACTCCCTCAATGTTCCAATCCTTTCCATCATTTTCACCTTAATCTCCTCAAGCATTGTTATTATAGTTTTGTGCCTACCAGTTAGCCAATAAACAAACATTCATATTGTTATCTACAGACAGTTTGTAAAAACAAACACACAGCAAGGTAAATATGCATTACTCATACCTGCCAGCCAAGATCCAAGCATTAGAACACTCAGCCATATTGTTATCTACAGAATCTACTTTTACATTAGTGTTGAAGTAGAACTTACACCAATAATCTATGTTGTAATACATCAGTTTGTCCATCATTTTCGTTGGACCAAGCAACTTTATCAGCTCAATATTTCTCCTTAGTTGAGACTCAAAGGTGCTTTTGGAAATTCTCCAAAACTGCTGTCTTCTTTGTAGCCCTCCCCATTCTTTGCTGAAGTTAGCAAAGATGTGCCTACCACACTTTCTATGTTCAACAGCAGGTAAAAGATCTTGAATAGCAACAAATAGTCCCTGAAACAGTAACAGTTAGTTTAGATGAATACACATGAGTTTTCATGAAACAAAATTGCAACAAAAATCAAGGAAACATACCTTCTGCATATCTGTTATCAATGTTAAATCTGTCCCATCTCCAAGTGCCAAATCTTCCTTCAAAATTCTGATAAACCAAGTCCAAGTGCTCTTGTTTTCATACTCCACCACAGCCCATGCCAGAGGCAACATTTGGTTATTACCATCTTTACACACAGCTACCAACAACTGTTCTCTACAAACCCCATTCAGAAAACAACCATCTAAACCAATACATTTTCTACAGTGCTGAAATGATTTCTTCAAAGCAACAAAACATATATAAAAGCTCTGAAAAACAGGCCTACTATCAGCATTTGGTTCAGCAAGTTTAACTACACAAGTGGAACCAGGATTGGTCCTTAACAATTCATCCCTGTAGTCAAGGATTTTTCCAAACTCCTGAATGTGATCTCCCATGATTTCTTTCAGTACTTTTGCTCTTGCTCTTCTAACTGTGGTCTTACCAACATGAAGAATAAACTTTGTCCTAATTAGCTTTTGCAACTTAACAACTTTAATGTTTGGCTGCTCAGTTATTCTCTTTCTATAGGTCTCAACAATAAACTTGGCATTACACAAGTAGTTTCTGGTAGTTTGGAGGCAAGTATGCTTTGGAATGTAAGTTTTAATTTGGAAATCATCTGTGATTTTATCAAGCCTAGCATACAATATCCATGGACAACCATCCTTGCACCTCACCCTAACCCTTGTAGGCTCATTCACCCACTTTTCTACCTTAACCCTTTTCCTAACAACATATTTTGTTACTGCTCTCCTAAACTCATCAACATCTTTAAAGACCATAGCCAACTGTCATACAACTTTCTTGGAAGTGGGATCATGAATGATTTTGTTCTTATCATTCTTCCTTCTTGTAAACCTTTGTCTTCTTGGCAGATTTACCCCAACAGATTCAATGTCCTCTTCATCATCCCAACCCTCATCCTCATCTATTTCAAAGCTATCATCAGCAGAACTATCAATGTAAGGTTCATCACCTCCTAACCTACCCTCAAGACTAACCTTACCTGTTGTAGTTTCATCAAATCCTAGATCCACACCACCTTTACCTGCTGGAACCTCTTCACTATCAGGTTTTGGCCTCTCACTTCTTTTTCTCCTCTGAAACTCAATCCTCCTTTCAGCCATCAACTCTCTTACCTCATCAGGATCATCACTTGCATATTCATCCTCACCTTTCCCTTCTATGTCATCTACAGATTGTTCACTATCATCAGTTGAGAAATCAGAACCATCATCTAAGGAATCAAATCTAACTGGACCTACATCTTCAAGATCTTCATGAACAGCAGGTGTAGAAGATGAAGGACCTGCTGTATTTTCAGCAACACTAGCAGCACAAGTAAAAGAATAATGGGGTGGATTATTTTCAACTAAAGCTGCAGGTGTAGAAGAGGAAGAGCCTGCTGTATTTTCAGCAGTAGTATCAACACAACGAAAAGAGGAATGGGGTGTTATTTCTTCAGGAGCAACAGCAGGTGTAGGATAGGTAGGAGGTGTTTTTTCTGGAACAGAAAAATTTGAAGTAAAAGAGGAATAGGGTGGTGTGTTTTCAGTAGTAGCAGCAGGTGTATAGGAGGTAGGAGGAGGTGTTTATTCACAAGTTTGAGTAGAAAAGGACAAAGGTGTATTAGGACAATCTAAGGGCTCCTCAACAACCCTTTCATTACTACATCTTTCATCAGCCCCTTTATTAAAAGGGGAACAAGATTCCTCCCTATCCCCATGACTAACATATTCTAATAAAGGTGGGTCAACAACTGCTTCATCAATCATTTGCTTGACAAAAACTTCCACAGTATCACCATCATTCAAACCCACAGTCATATTTAAAATAACCTCATCATTATCAACATCTACCAAAATGCCACTATAAGGTGGCTTAATACTGAATGTGCAAGCAATTGTATATCCTAATTCTTTAATAAAGTCTCTCAACTCAAAAAAAGACAACATATCAACATCGACATTGAATATATCAGTAACTTCCCCACCTTCATATATTGGCTCCCCATTATTTAAGTGTAACTCACCTCCATGGTACCATCTTAAGGTTACATACACAAAATCAGTCATGTACTACCtaaatacaaaacaaaaaaacaaagaatAACAACTAATTCAACTTAATGTCAAACGGAATCAAAAAAATGATAAGCACATGCACAGTAACTGAAAACCCTATATTAcatcttttttgaaaaaaaaatcaaacaatatgaTAATAAATATGCTAATTACAGTTGGGGAACTCTGAAAATTTGTTCTTTATAGTCCAGATTTCAAACAATATGCACAAAATCGTAGTAtcattttttcaaaacaaaaaaaaaatgtaacgaAACTAACCGTTACTAGATGAACAATGAGCAGCAACGAAAATATAGTCGTGATAATATATTGACAAAGATTGGGGCTGAAAATGGTGTTTATCGTCGAATTTGGAATAGGTGCTAGGTTTTGTTGAATATGAGAATTGAGGCTGAATGGGGCAAAATTAAAGAAGTGGGTACGGGTCGGGTTACGGGTCAAAAAATGGGGCGAAATTAAACATGTGGCATGTGGGACAAGCGCGTGTGGACAAGCGCCATTTAATATTTGGGGGTTGGCATATTggactgccacatcagcaaaaaagggcattttgatactgaaaaaatttgtccagggggataataggacccccgcaaaagTTAGGTGTGTAGTTGAAATTTTGATCAAACGTtgagggtattttgagtattttctcaatATATGTTTGAAGCGAGTTTTTGAGATTTTATTTAACGTGGATATCTCGTAGGTGTAGGAACAAGTTGATAGAGCAGGTGTCTCACTTACCCATGCACCTAGCGCGCCTTTTGATGCATCTCTCCACATAACCAAATCAACTGATCAAGAAAATATCCAAACCAAGGAAGACAAAATAAGAGCCAACGTCTACAGAATGTGAATACTAAATAAGCTATAAAAAAGGAACGTACTAAAGCTTTGTAGTTTTCTATGTTGTCTTAAATTGTCTAATTTCCATCTGAAGATGGAACTtcaaatgcaacataaaattGAAGGGCAATGGAAAAATGTATCCTTACGACAAATTTTGTAGCTGAGTGCTTTTCTAGTATACGTTTACACTTCAGTTTAATTTTTCCCCTCATAACAGATATTTAATTTTTTTGCAGgacaaaaatttatattttcgcattataATATTTATAAGTTATGCCTCAcacttttaaaaaatttatgtcCCGCTAGACATAGGTTGGATTATGAAAATCAAaaattaagggtgtgtttggtatttCCGGAAAGTGATTTCcggaaaatattttcctattttctcttgtttgattACACTTAAGAGCTAAGAATGAGCTCACACGATATACCCCCTCCGTTCCAACGTCCGACGATCTTCGACCAACAAAGACGTCGTGAACTTTCATTGCTCTGTCAGTCCCAAAACCGCTGTGACGCTCAGTTAAAAGCCCGTCATTTAGCATCAACCTTCCCCTCTCTTCAAGAAGAGCAACTACCACCGTCAAAAGTTGCACTCCGAATTCAAAAATTTCATAGTGGTTTTACTTTGAGTATATGCAAATGCTCTTAAAATGACATTTTCCAACTTGCATACCAAACACAAAAAAATGAGTAGGAAAACCATTTATTTTCTGAGAAAAAaatttcttggaaaacattttccgttttaccaaacacaccctaaagaCCAGCGCAtataaaggacaaaaattaaagaccagcccgtTGGAGCTTTTGACCAAAATCATCCCTATTGTATAAGCTAAACTTTCATTACATCCTTATAATATCTCACTTAACCTAAAACATCTTAAGTTTTTATAACTTGACCAACGACATCCCTCGGTTAACTTTTCCATCCATTACTAACGGTGATATCTTCTCTTATGTACTTTATCACTTTTTTATATTAAATTCCCTCCATCTCCTTTTGTCCGATGCATCAACTATCTATGGCTCCCCATTATCTTGCGCTTTAACACTCTGATTCTTCTTCTGCTTGTTTAAACGTAAAATCGGTACAGTTAAATTTGTACACGTGGTCAAGGACAAGTGGATCAAAGTGACCAGAAGAGCAATGTAATTTATAGTTAAAATTAGTAGCAACGAAATATAATTGAAAATAAAGAGTTAGAATAGCCTGAGCCTTGGAAAAGCTTTTGAGCTAGAGTCTCCGGGCAAGCGAACAATCAGAACTTTGCTTAATTGAACAAGAGAAATTAGGAACTAAAATCAATGCATTTCCTGTATATATTTTCAGATGCTTTGCAATAGAATGAGCACCTCTATTTATAGTAGAGCTATGGGTACAAGTTCCATGAATCGTGCCCCCATTAATATTACAAATTAATGTCGCAGTAATGATAGACAATAACGATGACAATAATGCCTATTAAAATCCCATAGGAGGTGAAAAGTCTTCTTGTAACGGATGCATTGAATGACGTTTGACCGGTGAGTGGGCATGCTTCTCCGGACCCTTTATAGTTTCTATCTCCACTAGTGGCTACCTAATTACTTCTCTGGACCATCGTTATACTTTCCCGGAGTCCCTCGCTTACTGACTCAAATCTGACATGTCACCATCGCCACATGTCACCTTTTGATATGTTCTCTTGGTGTCTACAGATTTTGccctatacagatagtccccccgcTTTCTGATTACTCGCTGAGATGTGACCGGGAAGTGGAAGATTTTCTCCTTCTTGCCAGAAAGTCATGTAATCACCCTCGCTACTGTCTCATTAAAAATCTTGTCCGAAAAATCCAATTGGGACAAAACGGggcgaagggaaaaagagtgcaggcCATAGGCATTCAGATGACAACTCCTCCACTGGTTTTCCTACCGTTAACGGCTGGTTGCTACTGCAAAAGTACCACTGTTGCAGAAAGCTTGATCTTGGGATTTTAGTGTTCACCCGGAACTATTAATCGTCGAGTTTTGACTCTTGGGTTTTTAGTTTGCCCCAAAACTTTTAAACTTTGAATCTTGACTTTTGGATTTTTAGTTTTCCCCAAAACTTTTAATTTTAGAGTTTTGATTCTAGGGTTTTTAGTATACCCAAAACTGTTTAGTCTTAGAGTTTTGACTTTAGGGTTTTTAGTTGTACCCGAAACTTTCATAACCTCGCAGCCTTGGAGGCTAGGGATATTAATGACCAGGAGTTTGCATCTTCTGGTTCTTGGTAAAGTCCGGAAGTATAACATGTCCGGTTAACTTTACGACAGGGAAATAAAGCATCCGACTTTTTAGCCGTTCAACTAGAGGGCTTTATAAGAGAGGGCCCTTATGTTTCGGTGCTTATGAAGAGAATGTCTCTTGTTCATTTGAGCACAATTGTTCGTCTTTGTAATCCTTATTTGCTTTTAAGTGTGAGCAAATTTAAGAATGATTTTGTTTCATTCAGACATATCGAGAATGTTTAGAAGGTGCAAGTTTTGCTTCATTCCATTCCTTGAACGTACACAAGTGTTTACAACTTTGCGTATACGACAGTTTACAAGAAACGAACAAAAATGCATTGCAAGAGAATTGTGGTCGGGCTAATATCTCTTGGGTCTAGCCGGTTCCTAATTCTAGTACCTTCTATTTTTCGGGGTTGATCTGGCAGTCCCCagtctttttatttattccaGAGCCAGTTCGGGCTATATTCGGTATCTTATACAGACATGTTGGCTTGAGGTGGCTTCAACCTATGCACACAagaatatttctccacacttAAAAATAGTAATATTATTAGCTTAAAACAAAGAGAAAAGATATCATTTCCCCCCTAAACTTGGCCGCACAACTCACTTTAACAACTAAACTTTACTATCATTTAAATACCCCCTATTCTTGTCGATAATATATTAAATATCCCCTTAAGAGCTGACATGGCAGAGAAAGTGGACTCGCGTTCCAAGTAGCAAGTGAGATaaggaaaaaaatatttaaaaaactgACAAAATTATACACGTGTCATTTTCTTAGTGGTCAACATATAATTAATACTCTTAATATTCtttcttaatttattttttttaattatacgaATTTTCTTGTTTTGAGACAAATGAATTTGTGGGTCGTACCTTTTCtttaactttttaattttttcaacgattttttaatcatttttatttttattcatttatttatttagttttccCTTCTTCTTCCCTACttgctttctttttctttctttccatggTAGCTGCACTCATGGCAGATTTTTTTTCCCTTTATCATTTTTAGTGTCATTTTCACAtctgagtaaaaaaaaaatcaatcttaTTCAATACCCAAGAGGAAATACTCAATCTTTTTCAATACCCAAGTTGAAGAATTCAATCTTTCTCAATACCCAAAAATTTTCTGACCAAGATCATGAAAACCCAGTTCGAATATTTCAAAATGTAGCAGTTTTTTGTAAGTATTTCACTTCAGATCGTACAGATTTTGCAAGAGGGGGTATTCTTGTGAGAGGAAATTGATAATGTCAAGGCAAAATAAGGCTATGGTAGTATTCAAGATCCGAAAAAGGGAATGTTCATCTTCTTCATCTGCACTTCTAATCTATCTAAAAGATAAATTCCATATTTCTTTTATTATGTAATAAAACTCATTAACCATAATTATTTAcaaagaaacaaaagaaaaagtgAATTACATGGATGAGGGGATACGAAGTTGACGGAAATGGGGTTATGGAAAAATCTGGGAAACAAGAAAGAGAAAGGGTAGAAAAGAATAAGAAGGAGAAGGGGGAAAAAAATGGAAAGAGAAAAAGATAAacctaaaataaaaataaaacattaGGAAAGACATAATTAGGCATAGCTAATTATATATCATCCTATTAGAAGATGAGATGTGTATAATTTGGATCGTGTTAATGACGTGTCGTTGAGATGGCGCACGTGTATAGCACCTTCCAACCATGCATGAAACCGGTATTGCACGTATAAGGTAgtatttaattaatttaaaagttATTTAagaatatataattacaagttaagTTTAATTGCTAAAGTGAGTTGTGCGGTCAAGTTTAGAGGGAAAATGatgtttttttctttaaaaacaaaTGAAGATTTGTTTGGATGACCCCTACTCACCATCTATATATTTGACCCTTCGGAAGTTGTTAAGGCATATGTAAACTTGTGATTTCTTGTAACTCCGTGAAGAAATTACGTCTTTTCCAAAATCTTATTTGACCATCAACTTAGAACTTGTTTCAATTTTTGTTCCTTTGTATTTAGGTTTTGACACTTTTCTCAGGTGGAGGCAGAGTTTTAGTACGGACTTGGCAAAATTTAATAACTTTAATCAAAATCTTGtatttgtgttaaaatatttaataTGCATAAATAATTTATTCAATTTCCTCTAATACCACTTTCCCCTTGTGCAAAACTACTTAAGCAGTATAGGTGATTAGGGGGCATTTAATGGGTACCAAAAGACATTAGACTACAAATCTTAGTTTAGTTTGGTGGAATTTCATGGTAGTGCGACGACGTTAGCCATTTATAGGTAATTATTAAAATCAAATGTGTTACCCGTGGTAATTTAATATGGGGATGATCGCGAGGGCGAAGCTAAAGAGAGGCAACAGACAATTGAATCCCCTCACCAGAATATTGCGTCGTGCAAATAGGACTAAAACgaatcttttttcttttcatatacTAACTCTATCTGGAGTACCTTTGACAAAAGGAAATATTCTAGTCAATGATTAAAGGGCATttattcggggtggtctttaatttttgcccctcaaattgctggtctttaattcttGTCCTTAGCCTAGAATaccatgaagttctgggttcgaatcgcGGCTCAgacataaaaattaaaaaaaaattgcaaggcaagactATTGGAAAAGTATGCCTTATGTGACATAAGTTGCCTTGAGGCATAACTAAAGTTCTACCGGATCCGGCAGaggttgccttataaggcagacttttagttatgccttaaggcttaACAACCTCTGCCGGAGACATCATcggttgtcttaaggcataactaaagttatgccggatcgaGCATAAGtttccttataaggcaaacttttaattatgccttaaggcaacctatgccggatccggcataactttagttatgccttaaggcaacctatGCCGCATAAGACAAGACTTTTCTCAAAATCTTGCCTtgtgaaattatttttatttttatgcctgagcgggggttcgaacccagaaccttagtATTTTCGGCCAACTTTTCAAGCGAAAgtcaaaacttaaagaccaccaatttgaggggcaaaatttaaagaccgccccaaaagAAGGGCCATCCGCGCAAACAAAATGATGATTAAAGGGGTTAAAAATTTGTTTTTAAGTCACAAGCTTAAATCCTAGGTGTGCGACTCGATTTAGTATTGTTATGAATCCCCTTGTATAAATTTGTGGCTCAAAATTATAGAGATGAAAAGTACAAAAAGGAATCTCTATTGCTAAGATTGGGATCAAATTACAGGCACATCAAATTTTGGGTTTCATTTGCTGCTAACCCAAAAGCTCTAGATCTGATTTACAGTACTAGAAAATGCAAACTTTTGCAAATCATTCAACATTAACTCTAAGAAGATATCACATCAATATGGATTGTACTACAAATTTTATATGTGGCAGGTATAATATATACCACAGCAGGATTGTGTTTACATTTTggcaacaacatactcagtgtaataTCTCAAGTGGGGTCTGAAGAggataggatgtacgcagaccttatcgaTATCTTTGTTTGGTAAAGAAGTTGTTTCCGATAAACCCTGGGCACAAGACCAATAATACATAGAGCTGAAATATATGTACAAGTAACTTTCAGGCCTTTCAAATTAAATATGATCACTACATCTCTGGAAAAGGACCTATACTAATTTATAGTAACTGATACATGGTGAAGTTTACACCAAGTATAAACAGACTCTTGACAGAGTAATATTTCCCTTACTAGCTTTTAGTCCGAAAAGCCATATATACCTGACTGAACATGGATCTCTTGAATAATTTCTTAGTTGAAAAATACCATTGATGATCCTTGCTGAGGTTCTCTGGCAAGAAGAATGACAGATATCTGAGAAGTGAGCACTTCAAATCCTAAGAATTTTGATTGAACTTCTTCTAACCTGCACCACCATAATCTCCCGTTAACTTGACTTATCATTGCTCTTGAATAGGGGTGGCAAATTAGCCCAGGAAACATGATCCGCTCAAACCGTTCAAGTTTGGGTTGATCATTGACCCGGCCATTTCAGCTCATAAAAAGTTGGTCTGATATGCAGTCCAAAATTGACCAATGAgaaatttttcaaaatatttttaaaggggcaatttgcacgattatcCTTCATAcagattggtctttaatttttggccctcaattcgctgatctttaattttgcccttcgcttaaaaaggtgactgaaataccccgaggttctgggttcgaaatcCAGtagagtaaaaaataataatatttccGCAAGGCATAGGTTTCTATGAACCTATGCTAATTCGGGCGAAGTTACATAGAACCTATGCCGGAGACGGCATACTTTTTGTAAGACAAACTTTTCATAACTAAAAgtctttagttatgccttaaggcaaagtctgctgCATAAGGCACACGTTTTCcaaaagtcttgccttgcgattttttttttcactgagCGGGGTTTCAAACCCAAAACCTCAGGATATTTTCGGCTACCTTTTTAAGAGAAgagcaaaaactaaagaccagcaatttgaggggcaaaaattaaagaccaccccaaaagaaggacaatccccgcaaaaaaatgtttttaaaatgGACATTTTATTTATTTAGTAAAAATTGGGCGAGTTGGAGTATTACCCGTTTTGTAGCCCATTTCAGCTCAAGTAACTTTTGGGCGGGTCAATAACCCGACCATTTATTAACTCAGCCAATTTTAACTCGCTCAAATTCAACCCCTAGTCTTGAACATTCCATGACATAGATAAACATACTACTCTTTCCGTTTTATTTTGTAGAATAGTTGTTTGATTGTGCACGGTGtttaaaagaagaaagaaatattTTGAACACTATCAAAAATATTCTCAGAACTTGTAGTCTTAAACATTTTATGACACCAACATTTCAATGGTAAAACATGAAGcttaaaatccaaaaaaaaaaaaaaaaaatcaaatatataACAGTTTATCATTCTTTCTCAAACGAACTACAAAAATGAGGAAGTATCATGTAAAATGAAACACGAGCAATTTACAC
Coding sequences:
- the LOC132628934 gene encoding uncharacterized protein LOC132628934, yielding MVFKDVDEFRRAVTKYVVRKRVKVEKWVNEPTRVRVRCKDGCPWILYARLDKITDDFQIKTYIPKHTCLQTTRNYLCNAKFIVETYRKRITEQPNIKVVKLQKLIRTKFILHVGKTTVRRARAKVLKEIMGDHIQEFGKILDYRDELLRTNPGSTCVVKLAEPNADSRPVFQSFYICFVALKKSFQHCRKCIGLDGCFLNGVCREQLLVAVCKDGNNQMLPLAWAVVEYENKSTWTWFIRILKEDLALGDGTDLTLITDMQKGLFVAIQDLLPAVEHRKCGRHIFANFSKEWGGLQRRQQFWRISKSTFESQLRRNIELIKLLGPTKMMDKLMYYNIDYWCKFYFNTNVKVDSVDNNMAECSNAWILAGRHKTIITMLEEIKVKMMERIGTLREFVNTWRCNYSPNCIKVLEENAKLSMQCNIEFNGVAGFEIREGLYQHTVDISRRQCSCRVWQLKGIPCAHALAAIQFKRYDPLGYIDHCYSKETYMRTYEHVLQPVTNMEMWHVSTHPSVAPPDIKKHACNCHSRGHNKRGCQKKNSAAWTEPTSSSRGRANTSQPPSSSKVMGRPKKPVEKRPRGKPRKTAQAVGNSPAPAEVHVSCSAPATTTA